GCCAAGCCCAACGCTGCGCCCGCCGTCACGCCAAACAGCGACGGCGATGCCAGGCGGTTGCGGGTAATGCCCTGCATCAATGCCCCGGCCAAGCCCAGGCAGGCACCGACCAACGCCGCGCACACCGCACGCGGCACCCGCAACTGGGCGACGATATAGGCCATGTAGCCGCCTACGCTGCCCTGGTGAACCAAGCCATTCCAGGCATCGGTTGCCGTGATAGTGAACGGTGACCAGCTGTACAACGAGAGCCAGAACAACACGGCGCCCAGCAGCACAATACTCGCCGCCGCAAGACTGCGCCGCATGCTTATTGGCTCAGTACGGCTTTGCCGCCCTTGAGAATGGCCAGGGCATCTTCAGCGATTTGCTCCGAGGCCAATACGCCACGGTTGCGCGCCCAGCTGTCGCCGTCGACTTCAGCTACGTGGTGGTTGCGCACCGCACCGAGCACCTGCCACAGCGGCTGCTTGCTCCAGGTGTCGACGATGCTCGGGCGGCGGTAATGCCCCACCAGCAACCAGCCCGGGTCCAGCGCGAGCAGTTGTTCCAGGCTGACGAATTCGGTGGGCGCGGCCTTGGCACGTACCGACGGCACTTTCAAGCCGATGGCTTCGAGCACGCTGCCGGCGTAGGAGTCCGGGCCGTGTACGGAAAAACTGTCTTCGCGCGCGACGCCGAACAGCACGCTGGCGCCCGCCGGAATCTGCTTGGCAATCGCCTGCAAGTGTTCGCGGTTCTGCGCGATACGCGCCTCCATCTGCGGGCTTTTGCCCAGGGCCTTGCCGATCAGCTCCGCGGATTTCAGGCTGCCCTGGTAATCCTCGCCGCGTGACGGCAACAGCAAGGTCGGCGCGATGCTCGACAGGTCGCCGTACAAGGCCTGGTGGCGATTGAGGTCGGCGACGATCAGGTCCGGCTTGAGCCGGGCGATTTCCTCGATGCTCGGTTGTGAACGCAGGCCCACGGATTTCCACTTGCCGATGGCCTGGCGTACGCGCGGCAGTACACGGTTGGCGTCGCCATCGTCGGCGGCGCCGACCGGGGTTACGTCCACGGCGGCAAGGCTGTCGAGAAAGGAGAACTCCAGCACGACCACGCGCTTGGGCGCATCCGGCAAGTGCACCGCATGCTGGCCGTCATTCAGGTCGATAGGCGCAGCGCTTAGTACGCTTGAAGAAAATGCCAGGAGGCAGGCGGCAAGGGTCGGGATGGAGCGCAGCATTCGCATGACAAGGACCTCGGCGTTGGAACACCCCGGCTAGACAGGCTGGGGAAAACGGCGGGTACTATTCCATATCGGGGCGATGCAATCAAAAAACATTCTTATTAACGCTGTGTTCATTTACAGCGGTTGCTGTGGCAAGTAGCTTTCTTGTGGCGAGCGGGCTTGCCCCGCGTTGGGGTGCGTAGCAGCCCCGATACAGTCACCGGGGTCTTTCAGGGCGCGCTCGATTGCCTGGATTGGGCTGCTGCGCAGCCCAGCGGGAGCAAGCTCCCTCGCCACAAAAAGCCGATCAACAACAGGCGCTAGAAATCGACGGTGGCTGAAAGCAGGTAGGTGCGCGGCGTTGACAGGGTCAACCCCGGTTCGCTGTCATCCGAGGCCCCGGCCGAGCTCCAGTAGCGTTTATCGGCGACGTTCTCGACATTGGCGCGCAGGGTGATGTGCTTGTCGTCGACCTTGAAGGCGTAGCGTGCGCCGACGTCGATACGGTTCCAGGCGTCGATTTGCTTGACGTTGGACTGATCCAGGTATTGCGAGCTGGAGTAGATACCGCGGCTGGTCAGGGTCAAGCCTTCCAGCGTCGGCACGTCCCACTCGGCGCCCAGGTTGACGTTGTACTTGGGCGTGGCCGGTGCGCGGTTGCCGTCGTAAGTGCCGTTGGTGGTATGGGTCAGTTCGCTGTCGATGTACATCACGCCGCCGAGCAGGCGGAAGCCCTTGAGTGGTTCGCCAAACACACTCAGCTCCACCCCGTCGTTCTGACGTTTGCCATTGGGACCGAACACCCGCGTGGTGGCGTTGGTTTCATAGGCTGGCTGCTTGATACGGAACACGGCGGCGGTGACGGCAAAGGCGCCGGCGTCATATTTGGCGCCCACTTCGACCTGACGGCTGATAAAGGGCGGGAAGATTTCATCTTCGTTGATCGACGTGGAAGGCGCGATTTTGCCCTGGCTCAAGCCTTCCATGTAGTTAGCGTACAGCGACAACGTGTCGGTGGCTTTGAAGAGGATGCCGCCCGATGGCGAGATTTTCTCCTCATCGTAGGCGGTGTCGCCTTTGACGTTGTCGGTCCAGTCATCCACCTTCACCCGCTGCCAGCGCGCGCCAAGGGTCAGCAGCAGGCGGTCGTCGAAGAAACCCAGGGTGTCGGACAGTGCCACACCGCTGAACTTATTCTCTGTATAGACCCTGGAGTCGAAGCGCGTTGGCCGCGACGGCGTCGGCGTTTGCACCGGGTTGTATAGGTTACTCGGCGCCGCCGCATAGCGCGCGCCGCCATTTTCAAAGTCCATATAGAAGTAGCTGGCCGCCAGGTTGAGCTCATGGCTGACGGGCCCGGTATGGAACCAGCTGCGCACGCCGGCCGTGGCGGTGCGCACGTTTTCGTCGCGGGTGAAATCACGCGGCTGTACGCTGAAGTCCCCGGCGTTGTTGGTGACGGACACCGCGTGGCGCAGGAAATCGTGATTGCTTTTACGCGCGCCGACACCGCCGTAGAGCATCACGCTGTCACTGAGGTCGAACTCGCCGTTTACGGTGCCGAACGTATCGTTGGTGCTGGCTTTGCTCCAGGATTGCGCGTAATTGCGGCGCACATCGTTGGCACTCGGCACCCTGGCATTCGGGCCGACTTGGACGCGCTCCTGCGGGGCATCGGTGTCACGTTCGGTGTGGCCGATATCGGTGGAAAGGCGCACGCGCTCGCCACGAAAATCCAGGCCCAGCACGGCCATCTCGCGATCGACGCTCTGGTGGTCCCATTCGGTATCGCCGGCCTGCTTCACGCCGTTGAAACGGATGCCGAATTTGTTGTCCTCACCAAAACGCCGGCCCACATCCACCGCCCCACCCGCCTGGCTGCCGGAGGCCCAAGTGCCGGTAAACGAGTTGATGTCTTTGTCGGAGGCGCGCTTGGGTACAACGTTGATTCCGCCACCGACGCTGCCGCGCGGTGAGATGCCATTGATCAACTGGCTCGGGCCTTTGAGGATGTCGACGCGCTCGGCCATTTCCATGTCGATGGTGTACGTCGGCAACACGCCGTACAGGCCGTTGTAGGCCACATCACTGTTGAACAGGCTGAAGCCGCGAATGGTGAACTGCTCATAACGCCCACCGGCCGGGTTGGTGGCGCGCACGGACGGGTCGCTGGCGATCAGGTCGCCAAGGGTGCGTGCCTGCTGGTTCTTCACCGCTTCCTCGGTGTAGGTGGTCATGCTGAACGGCGTCTCCATGAAGTCCCGCGAGCCGAGCAGGCCTTGCGAACCCCGGCGCGCCACCTGGCCTCCGGCGTAGGTATCGCCGCCCTCGAGCGCGTTGGTGGCGACGATAGACGTCGGCGCCAATTGCAGGCTGCTGCCTTCCGGCACCGGCACCAGCATGTAGGCCTGATCACCCATCGGCTGCAGTTGCAGACCGGAGCCTTGCAGCAAACGGGCAAAGCCCTCCTCCACCCCGTATTCACCCGCCAGGCCATTACTGTTGCGACCGCTGACCAGCGCCGGGTCGATCGATAAATTGACACCGCAAAGCCCGGCAAACCGAGTCAATGCCGCGCTCAGGCTACCGGCCGGCACTTGATAGCTGCGACGGGCACCGTTGTCTTCGGCATAGCTGACGGGGATGAATAAGGGGCTGGCGCTGAGGCTCAGCATCAGGCTCAGGTTCAGCAACGGGCGCAGGCGCAAGGGTGAGGCGGCGGGCATGGGCGGAGGCTCTCGATTTAATTCACTTGCCTGGAATGACAGGCGAGGTGAAAAAAAGGGACAGGCTTCGGCAGTTTTTCAAGCAAAGACGCACGACTGAGCTACGACCATTGATGTTTTTCGAGCCGTGAGATTTTTCGCAGGCATGAAAAAGCCCAACCTTTTCAGGTTGGGCTTGATCAAGAATAGGGTCGGGACGGAGTGATTCGAACACTCGATCCCTAGCACCCCATGCTAGAGGCTTTATACATCTAACTTACTGTTTTATATGGGTAAAATGTATTTTTTAACATGACAAATCATCCGTATTTTTGTGCTTACGCAAACGAAAACACGCGGTCTACAGGGGAGGTTTTGCGCCCTCTTCTCAGTTAAATATCGAGGTCCTGAATGTGCGTTACAGCTGCGCGCGATGTATAAGGTCAGAATTAACAACCAAGGAAGGCTAGGTAACAGTGCGCGAGAAACTCTTAACGGCTGCGATTTTGCTTACCCTATCCGGCACATCTGTAAAGGCAGATACACCTCACCGGCAGGAATCATCTCATCGCCATGCTCGATCTCTGGAATGTCGAAATTGGAAAGAAAGCAGGCGAAATCGAACGACTTCGCGATCACTGGCTTAGCCATAAGGCTAAGGACCGTGACTTCGAATGGTTCGAAGACAAAAAAGATGGCAATAAACGCTGCAAGTGCGCATGGGAATGGCTGGAGAAGAACTCTCCATCGATATTTAAGAGGCCACCTCCTATCAGCAACTACAAAGAGCTGCTCATGTACTTCGATGAAGCGGAGCACGGGCCTCATGAGCAGAAAGCTATCATCCAAGGCATCAAGAAGCGATGGAGCCGCAAGCAGTTCGATGAACGTGCAGCAGACAAAAAGCAGGTTAACGTCATGCTATCTAAAACCACTATCGACCTACTCGATGAGCTGGCAAAAAAGCACAAGTTAAAACGCGCTCAAGTCTTAGAGCTTCTCATAACGACGGGGAGTCTGAGATTGACGCGCACCTGACAGACTGACTGAAAGCCAGCTAGGCAACCACTTTTAGGACGAAACAAACCAGACACCCTATCTTTGTCCATATGGCTTTTTTCGATATCCGTCACCCACAGATCGCGGCTCAGACATAGGGCTTAGCAGCTCGGCACCTGCCACATAGACTGAATGTGCATATGCCTCTGGCAATCCCCCATGACTTGACAGATGCAGCCCTTAGGAGCTCCGGAAAGCCAAGCTGACAGGAGTTTTCAAGAGACAATAGACTTGCAATCAATCGCAATAATCAGCTGGGAGGCGTATAGCCAACTCGCCAACCGCCAGCCCCCCCCCCATGACACAAGACAATCTCAATTCACTACCATAACAGCCAAATCGCAGATATGAAAAAGCCCAGTCGTTTCAGAACCGGGCTAACTCATTGAAAAATATGGTCGGGACGGAGTGATTCGAACACTCGACCCCTAGCACCCCATGCTAGTGCGCTACCGGACTGCGCTACGCCCCGACTAGGCGTGTTACTGGGTTTGCTTCGCTACGAAGCGATCCGGAATATACCGCAAGCTTTTGAAATGTGGAAGTATTTTAAAAGCTTGAATCACTTCTTCAAAACCACCAACACATCTTCGAGTTCGGAGATCATCTGGCGGATCAGTTGCTTGTATTGGGTGGTGTCGTCTTTGGCTTCATCACCGGACATACGCTGGCGCGCGCCACTGATGGTGAACCCCTGGTCGTACAGCAACGCGCGGATCTGTCGGATCATCAGCACATCCTGGCGCTGATAATACCGACGGTTCCCGGTGCGTTTGACGGGGTTGAGTTGAGGAAACTCCTGCTCCCAATAGCGCAGCACGTGCGGTTTGACCGCACAGAGCTCGCTGACTTCACCAATGGTGAAGTAGCGTTTGCCTGGGATGACGGGTAGCTCGTCGTTATGACTTGGTTCCAGCATAAGCCTCAACTCGGGCCTTCAACTTCTGCCCTGGACGAAAGGTGACCACACGGCGAGCCGTGATCGGGATTTCTTCTCCCGTTTTCGGATTGCGGCCAGGCCGCTGGCGTTTGTCCCGCAGGTCAAAATTGCCGAAACCGGACAATTTGACCTGCTCATTGTCTTCCAGAGCGTGCCTGATTTCTTCAAAAAACAGCTCGACCAATTCCTTGGCTTCGCGTTTGTTCAGACCCAGCTCTTCGTACAGACGTTCCGCCATCTCAGCTTTCGTCAAAGCCCCCATACGTCACTTCCTTAACGTGGCGTTCAACCTTTGTTCGAGCGAGGTGAGGATATTTTGTGTCGTGGTATTCACCTCATCGTCATTAAGAGTGCGCGATGGATGCTGCCAGGTCAAGCCAACTGCGAGGCTTTTTCTATGCGGATCAATGCCTTTACCCTGATAGACGTCAAATAGCCTGAGGTCTGTCAGCCATTCCCCTGCATTTTCACGGATTACATCCAGAACGGCAGTGGCGGCGACTTCACGGTCGGCGATCAGGGCCAGGTCGCGACGCACTTCAGGGAAGCGCGACAACTCGCTGAACTTAGGCATTTTGCCCGAGGCAACTTCAGCCAGGACCAGCTCGAAAACAAACACCGGACGGTCCAGACCCAGGGTTTTCGACAGCTCTGGGTGAATGGCGCCGACGAAGCCCACCAGGCGCCCTTCGCGCTCAATACGTGCGGTTTGGCCCGGGTGCAACGCTGGGTGGCTGCCTGGCACAAAGGTGAACGCGTCGAGCGCGCCGGCAAAGCCCAATACTGCTTCCACGTCAGCTTTAACGTCGAAGAAGTCCACGGCGTCGCGACCCTGCGCCCAGCCTTCCGGCAGGCGGCTACCGCACACCACGCCAGCCAGCATTGGCTCTTGCTTCAGGCCGTCGAGCTGGCCGACAAAACGCAGGCCGCTTTCGAACATGCGCACGCGGTCTTGCTGACGGTTCAGGTTGTGGGACAGTGCTTTTACCAAGCCCGGCCACAGCGAGGAACGCATGGCCGCCATGTCGTTCGAGATCGGATTAGCCAACAGCAACGGATCGACACCCGGATTGAAAAGCTCGAACTGCTTTGGATCGATGAAGCTGTAGGTCACCGCTTCCTGGTAGCCACGGGCAACCAGCAGGCGACGCAATTCAGGCAGGTGCGCACGGGCTTCAGCCTTAGGCTGCGGGGCCAGACGTGCTTGCGGGTAACGAACCGGCAGGCGGTTATAGCCATACAGGCGCGCCAGCTCTTCGATCAGGTCGACTTCCAGGCTGATGTCGAAGCGATGGCTTGGCACTTCAACGTGCCACTGCCCTTCCCCGCCAGCGGAAATGCCCAGGCCCAGCGCCGACAGCAGTTGCTCGATGTGAGCCGGCTCGATCACCAGGCCGAGCATTTGCTCGACGCTTTTGGCACGCAGGGTGATGGGTGCAACGGACGGCAGGTGCTGCTCGCTCACTGTTTCAGTGATCGGGCCGGATTCGCCCCCGGTGATTTCCAGCAGCAGGCCAGTGGCGCGCTCCATGGCTTCACGGGCCAGTTTCCAGTCCACGCCACGCTCATAGCGGTGCGAAGCATCGGTGTGCAGGCCATAGGAACGGGCCTTGCCCGCAATCGCGATCTGATCGAAGAACGCACTTTCAAGGAAAATATCGCGGGTGGTCGCGGACACACCACTGTGCTCGCCACCCATCACGCCGGCAATGGCCAGGGCGCGGGAATGGTCGGCGATCACCAGGGTATCGGCACGCAGGCTGACTTCCTGGCCATCGAGCAGTACCAGCTTCTCGCCTTCTTCAGCCATGCGTACGCGAATGCCGCCGTTGATTTCGGCAAGATCGAACGCGTGCAGCGGCTGGCCCAGTTCGAGCATCACGTAGTTGGTGATATCGACAGCAGCGTCGATGCTGCGCACGTCGGCGCGACGCAGGCGCTCAACCATCCACAGCGGAGTCGGCTTGGACAGGTCGACATTACGGATGACGCGGCCCAGGTAACGCGGGCATGCGTTTGGTGCCAGCACCTCGATCGGGCG
The sequence above is a segment of the Pseudomonas sp. R76 genome. Coding sequences within it:
- a CDS encoding Fe(3+) dicitrate ABC transporter substrate-binding protein FecB; the protein is MLRSIPTLAACLLAFSSSVLSAAPIDLNDGQHAVHLPDAPKRVVVLEFSFLDSLAAVDVTPVGAADDGDANRVLPRVRQAIGKWKSVGLRSQPSIEEIARLKPDLIVADLNRHQALYGDLSSIAPTLLLPSRGEDYQGSLKSAELIGKALGKSPQMEARIAQNREHLQAIAKQIPAGASVLFGVAREDSFSVHGPDSYAGSVLEAIGLKVPSVRAKAAPTEFVSLEQLLALDPGWLLVGHYRRPSIVDTWSKQPLWQVLGAVRNHHVAEVDGDSWARNRGVLASEQIAEDALAILKGGKAVLSQ
- a CDS encoding TonB-dependent receptor; translated protein: MPAASPLRLRPLLNLSLMLSLSASPLFIPVSYAEDNGARRSYQVPAGSLSAALTRFAGLCGVNLSIDPALVSGRNSNGLAGEYGVEEGFARLLQGSGLQLQPMGDQAYMLVPVPEGSSLQLAPTSIVATNALEGGDTYAGGQVARRGSQGLLGSRDFMETPFSMTTYTEEAVKNQQARTLGDLIASDPSVRATNPAGGRYEQFTIRGFSLFNSDVAYNGLYGVLPTYTIDMEMAERVDILKGPSQLINGISPRGSVGGGINVVPKRASDKDINSFTGTWASGSQAGGAVDVGRRFGEDNKFGIRFNGVKQAGDTEWDHQSVDREMAVLGLDFRGERVRLSTDIGHTERDTDAPQERVQVGPNARVPSANDVRRNYAQSWSKASTNDTFGTVNGEFDLSDSVMLYGGVGARKSNHDFLRHAVSVTNNAGDFSVQPRDFTRDENVRTATAGVRSWFHTGPVSHELNLAASYFYMDFENGGARYAAAPSNLYNPVQTPTPSRPTRFDSRVYTENKFSGVALSDTLGFFDDRLLLTLGARWQRVKVDDWTDNVKGDTAYDEEKISPSGGILFKATDTLSLYANYMEGLSQGKIAPSTSINEDEIFPPFISRQVEVGAKYDAGAFAVTAAVFRIKQPAYETNATTRVFGPNGKRQNDGVELSVFGEPLKGFRLLGGVMYIDSELTHTTNGTYDGNRAPATPKYNVNLGAEWDVPTLEGLTLTSRGIYSSSQYLDQSNVKQIDAWNRIDVGARYAFKVDDKHITLRANVENVADKRYWSSAGASDDSEPGLTLSTPRTYLLSATVDF
- a CDS encoding MerR family transcriptional regulator, with amino-acid sequence MLEPSHNDELPVIPGKRYFTIGEVSELCAVKPHVLRYWEQEFPQLNPVKRTGNRRYYQRQDVLMIRQIRALLYDQGFTISGARQRMSGDEAKDDTTQYKQLIRQMISELEDVLVVLKK
- the ihfA gene encoding integration host factor subunit alpha, with product MGALTKAEMAERLYEELGLNKREAKELVELFFEEIRHALEDNEQVKLSGFGNFDLRDKRQRPGRNPKTGEEIPITARRVVTFRPGQKLKARVEAYAGTKS
- the pheT gene encoding phenylalanine--tRNA ligase subunit beta; translated protein: MKFSEQWLRGWVSPQVDRDELVARLSMAGLEVDSVTPAAGVFSGVVVGEVLSTEQHPDADKLRVCQVSNGAETFQVVCGAPNVRPGLKIPFAMIGAELPGDFKIKKAKLRGVESNGMLCSQAELQVGEGNDGLMELPADAPVGQDIRVYLELEDASIEVDLTPNRGDCLSLAGLAREVGALYNAPVTRPVVAAVPAVHDEVRPIEVLAPNACPRYLGRVIRNVDLSKPTPLWMVERLRRADVRSIDAAVDITNYVMLELGQPLHAFDLAEINGGIRVRMAEEGEKLVLLDGQEVSLRADTLVIADHSRALAIAGVMGGEHSGVSATTRDIFLESAFFDQIAIAGKARSYGLHTDASHRYERGVDWKLAREAMERATGLLLEITGGESGPITETVSEQHLPSVAPITLRAKSVEQMLGLVIEPAHIEQLLSALGLGISAGGEGQWHVEVPSHRFDISLEVDLIEELARLYGYNRLPVRYPQARLAPQPKAEARAHLPELRRLLVARGYQEAVTYSFIDPKQFELFNPGVDPLLLANPISNDMAAMRSSLWPGLVKALSHNLNRQQDRVRMFESGLRFVGQLDGLKQEPMLAGVVCGSRLPEGWAQGRDAVDFFDVKADVEAVLGFAGALDAFTFVPGSHPALHPGQTARIEREGRLVGFVGAIHPELSKTLGLDRPVFVFELVLAEVASGKMPKFSELSRFPEVRRDLALIADREVAATAVLDVIRENAGEWLTDLRLFDVYQGKGIDPHRKSLAVGLTWQHPSRTLNDDEVNTTTQNILTSLEQRLNATLRK